One window of Flavobacteriales bacterium genomic DNA carries:
- a CDS encoding SET domain-containing protein, which translates to MDPDGIQIEEEDYLYTAPSGLPGAGQGLFTAITLYKDEVIAIFHGERLSAKEASDRAANGLDRYFMELPDGTTLDAMGVEGFAKFANDAQGSACTELRNNAVIALDDRDRVCLRVTRRIRVGEEVLCGYGKRYWVRHGEQSQSKVLRR; encoded by the coding sequence ATGGACCCCGATGGAATTCAGATAGAGGAAGAGGATTACCTCTACACGGCCCCTTCCGGTTTGCCGGGTGCCGGGCAAGGCCTATTTACCGCCATTACCCTCTACAAGGACGAGGTGATCGCCATCTTCCACGGCGAACGGCTATCCGCCAAGGAAGCCAGCGATCGTGCCGCAAACGGGCTGGACCGTTACTTCATGGAACTGCCGGACGGCACCACCTTGGATGCCATGGGCGTGGAGGGCTTCGCCAAGTTCGCCAACGATGCGCAGGGGAGTGCATGCACCGAATTGCGCAACAATGCCGTGATCGCGTTGGATGATCGAGATCGGGTGTGTTTGCGAGTTACGCGACGGATCCGGGTGGGAGAGGAGGTATTGTGCGGCTATGGCAAACGGTATTGGGTGCGGCATGGGGAGCAGTCCCAAAGCAAAGTCCTGAGGAGATGA
- a CDS encoding OmpA family protein has product MNKPLLLLLAVSLALGSCVSKKKYTAIQLSNETLHGKLDDANRALDECNAAKAAMESKNSNLQTSIDHLKDQVAEMSVTNQALLNNVGNMATLSAKEASNLEKSLESIKEKDLQIRNMSDALTKKDSVTLALVISLKSSLGNLNDTDVTINVEKSVVFISLSDKMLFPSGSTTIGPNAKNVLGKVATVLNDKPQMDVLVEGHTDNVPISKDCIKDNWDLSVLRATAITRVLTDDLGVDPARITAGGRSQFVPLVPNDTPADRSKNRRTRIVILPKMDQFYNMIEDGLKKATEMEGGN; this is encoded by the coding sequence ATGAACAAACCACTTCTCCTTCTCTTGGCCGTATCCCTCGCGCTCGGCTCCTGTGTTTCCAAAAAGAAATACACCGCCATCCAGCTATCCAATGAAACGCTGCACGGCAAGCTTGATGACGCGAACCGCGCCTTGGATGAATGCAACGCCGCCAAGGCTGCCATGGAATCCAAGAACAGCAACCTGCAGACCAGCATCGACCACCTCAAGGACCAGGTGGCAGAGATGAGCGTGACCAACCAAGCACTCCTGAACAACGTGGGCAACATGGCAACGCTCAGCGCGAAGGAAGCCTCCAATCTGGAAAAATCGTTGGAGAGCATCAAGGAAAAGGACCTCCAGATCCGCAACATGAGCGACGCCCTGACTAAAAAGGACTCCGTGACACTGGCGTTGGTGATCAGCCTGAAGAGCTCGCTCGGCAACCTCAACGACACGGACGTCACCATCAACGTGGAGAAGAGCGTGGTCTTCATCTCCCTCAGTGACAAGATGCTCTTCCCCAGCGGCAGCACCACGATCGGGCCCAACGCGAAGAACGTGCTGGGCAAAGTGGCCACCGTGCTGAACGACAAGCCCCAGATGGACGTCCTCGTGGAAGGCCATACGGACAACGTGCCCATCAGCAAGGATTGTATCAAGGACAACTGGGACCTGAGCGTGCTGCGCGCCACGGCGATCACCCGGGTGCTCACGGACGACCTCGGTGTGGACCCAGCGCGCATCACCGCAGGAGGCCGTTCCCAATTCGTGCCGCTCGTGCCGAACGACACTCCTGCGGACCGTTCCAAGAACCGCCGCACCCGCATCGTGATCCTGCCTAAAATGGACCAGTTCTACAACATGATCGAGGACGGACTGAAGAAGGCGACGGAGATGGAGGGAGGGAATTGA
- a CDS encoding spore maturation protein: MALSRFWTFILILSIGYVLVMLAAGRQHSLGTLVNGNQGDPMLVAEKDSADLHGTGLLVELRAAGENGVMRGDTLITLGKGGMVRYTHGTQAADGLFETCKNTVMDLWLPLIGYLTFFCGLMNLLVDSRAMEKLAHFLSPIFRRIFPDLPKDHPAYGYMTLNFAANFLGLDNAATPFGLKAMESMQESNPTPDRATNSQIMFLCLHAAGLTLLPTSIIGYRAAMGAANPADIMIPCIVTSFVGTLAAMIFVSIRQRINLFNLPVMLFVVGISVTIGGLMAYISGLSGAAKFHFTDNLGNGMLLGIILLIVAYAFVHERFFKEKGTNMFDSFIQGSKDGWTTGLRVLPYMLAMLAALSIFRNSGLMTIVMDGFSSALAFFNVDREIIDAIPVALMRPFSAGGSRGFMLDAMKTYGADSLTGQLSSVLQGAAETTFYVIALYFGSVNVKDTRYTLGIMLLVDLVCVLTAIAVCTLYF, encoded by the coding sequence ATGGCACTCAGTCGTTTTTGGACGTTCATCCTCATCCTCAGCATCGGCTATGTGCTGGTGATGCTGGCGGCGGGCAGGCAGCACAGCCTCGGCACGCTGGTGAACGGGAACCAGGGCGACCCGATGTTGGTGGCGGAGAAGGACAGTGCGGACCTGCACGGTACCGGACTGTTGGTGGAATTGCGCGCCGCAGGTGAAAATGGCGTGATGCGCGGCGACACGCTGATCACCCTCGGCAAGGGCGGCATGGTGCGCTACACCCATGGCACCCAGGCGGCTGACGGTCTGTTCGAGACGTGCAAGAACACGGTGATGGACCTGTGGCTACCGCTGATCGGTTACCTCACCTTCTTCTGCGGCCTGATGAACCTGCTGGTGGACTCGCGTGCCATGGAGAAACTGGCCCACTTCCTCTCCCCGATATTCCGCCGCATTTTCCCGGATCTGCCGAAGGACCATCCGGCCTACGGCTACATGACGCTGAACTTCGCCGCCAACTTCCTCGGCCTGGACAATGCCGCCACGCCCTTCGGCCTGAAGGCGATGGAGAGCATGCAGGAGAGCAATCCCACGCCGGACCGCGCCACGAACAGCCAGATCATGTTCCTCTGCTTGCACGCGGCGGGCCTCACGCTACTGCCCACCAGCATCATCGGGTACCGGGCGGCGATGGGCGCGGCGAACCCGGCGGACATCATGATCCCCTGCATCGTAACCAGCTTCGTGGGGACGCTCGCGGCCATGATCTTTGTCAGCATCCGCCAGCGCATCAACCTCTTCAACCTTCCGGTGATGCTCTTCGTGGTGGGCATCAGCGTCACCATCGGCGGGTTGATGGCGTACATCAGCGGGCTGTCGGGCGCGGCCAAGTTCCACTTCACGGACAACCTTGGCAACGGGATGCTGCTCGGGATCATCCTGCTGATCGTCGCCTATGCCTTCGTGCATGAGCGGTTTTTCAAGGAGAAAGGCACCAACATGTTCGACTCGTTCATCCAAGGGTCGAAAGACGGCTGGACCACCGGCCTACGCGTGCTGCCCTACATGCTGGCGATGCTGGCGGCGCTGAGTATTTTCCGCAACAGCGGGCTGATGACGATCGTGATGGACGGCTTCTCGAGCGCATTGGCCTTTTTCAATGTGGACCGGGAGATCATTGACGCCATCCCGGTAGCCCTGATGCGCCCCTTCAGTGCGGGCGGCTCACGGGGCTTCATGCTGGACGCGATGAAGACCTATGGAGCGGACAGCCTCACCGGGCAACTTTCCTCCGTGCTGCAGGGCGCCGCCGAGACCACCTTCTATGTGATCGCGCTCTACTTCGGCTCGGTGAACGTGAAGGACACGCGCTACACCTTGGGCATCATGCTGCTGGTGGACCTGGTCTGCGTGCTGACGGCGATCGCGGTGTGTACGCTGTACTTCTAA
- a CDS encoding SET domain-containing protein-lysine N-methyltransferase: MSSKIVQRNSKIHGQGVFATAPIAAGEEVIEYKGKLRTHADVDDEYGGKDTGHTFLFILNDTYVIDANIGGNVARWLNHGCAPNCQAFVIEDESGDPRKDSVVIEALRDIEEGEELTYDYDIRIEEPITAEERRLWACHCGAPGCTGTMIRSAKTGKRAAVTA; this comes from the coding sequence ATGTCCAGCAAGATCGTCCAGCGCAACTCCAAGATCCATGGCCAAGGCGTGTTCGCCACAGCTCCCATCGCAGCCGGCGAGGAGGTGATCGAGTACAAGGGGAAGCTGCGCACCCATGCGGATGTGGACGATGAATACGGCGGCAAGGATACCGGCCACACCTTCCTCTTCATCCTGAACGACACCTATGTGATCGATGCCAACATCGGCGGCAATGTGGCGCGATGGCTGAACCATGGCTGCGCACCGAACTGCCAGGCCTTCGTGATCGAAGATGAAAGCGGCGACCCGCGCAAGGACAGTGTGGTGATCGAGGCGCTGCGCGATATTGAAGAAGGCGAAGAGCTCACCTATGACTACGACATCCGGATCGAGGAGCCCATCACTGCGGAAGAGCGCCGGTTGTGGGCCTGCCATTGCGGTGCACCGGGCTGCACCGGAACGATGATCCGGAGCGCAAAGACCGGCAAACGGGCCGCCGTCACGGCCTGA